The following DNA comes from Solanum stenotomum isolate F172 chromosome 11, ASM1918654v1, whole genome shotgun sequence.
TCTCGTTAGAGAAAGTAACGTTATATTAGATCTGGAGAATGTGGGATTCACTTGATTAAGTTTAGCCATATTTTGCTCATATCTTCTACAATCAATTAACGTTAAAACGCTTCTACCTTGCAGTCTTGTAGGTATACACATTGCGAAAAGTTAAAATGCTTGGCTCCATTACTGTTGAGATATCTCACCGGCAACCCCTGGAGCTTGCCCACCCGCGGGTCTTCCAGGTCCTGATTTCAGAAAGGATGAGTAGTAACTGTGTTtcagtattattgtattttagcCATCAGTCGATATTTCCCCTTCCAATCTTTGGCGTTGTGTCATGTTTTCTCTTATATTATCTTTTATAAgatgaaaaatgtattttgcctttctctatttttgttttttttttatagagaaCATTTTGTTTTGGAGATCGTTACGTTGAATTGTCATTATGTATATGATTAGAAACGTCTAGTGAGGTATGATAATATTGGAAATACacttatatttttcattcatgGATTAATAAGCAATGTGATGTTAGAATACATTTTGTTAACATAATGGATGGAAGAGTACTTATCATCCCGTCACAATCTTTAGTCATAGTCGTTACTTGTTTTAAAGAGAAAATGTTCATCAATGTTGCAACTCTGAGTTGTGAAACAAGGTGTTTTACTATGACATGCAAGTGAAGGGAATACAAAATAGAATGTATTACTCCCTTTTTCACTTATCCAGAgtcaatttgattatttttgtaagttaaaTTGGATAGatcaatttaaatatatataaaagttgtaACAAACTGTTTATTCCTGATTATCACAAAATATCTgattaaaacaaaagaaataactgaaagaaacttcaaatttatctatatataatatcaacTCGAGTTTTGTGTCTATATACTCAAATCAGTTTGGTAAATCGTATTATGCTATGAATGTAAAAAGAATTATCTCAATAAAAGAGAACAATTGAATAAATACTTATCTGCATCAGATATTTACATTAAATTATAAAAGATTACTATAGTTAGATAGTCTAAAAAGATTAAGATTCCTTTTTAATATTATTGAGTTTTTGGTAAGTAATAATTCTAAATTGAAGATTTATACAAATCGCTGAATTAGAATAACTTTCTTTTCGCTTAAACCTTAAATAAGCTGTACTATAGAGATAGAGCAAAAAAACATCAATAAACTGTTAAAGATTTCAACAGCACTgtcaagtattttttttaaaaaaaagaataatcataatttaccagttttaagtttttaattgtCTACATATAGTCTCTTTATTTCATTCAACCTTCCTTTAAATTcgaattataatttataatgctaattttttatatttatttcttttctcatGAATTCTTTATGCCATATATTGTTTATCACTTAATTAGtgaaattgtatattttttctattttaatttacgTGATCCTATTTAATTGGacacataatttaaaattgagagatttttaaaattttaattttaaacatataataaCATTTGTATAGTTATATGACTTTTGAAGCTGTTTTATTGTTGAAAATGCAATTATATCGTGATGTTGTAAAAGTCATcactaaaagtaaaataaaaagtttaaattaaattattttaaaatttagaaagtTATAGTAATTCTTTCTAAAAGAGACTAAATATATGGGTGTGTGGATCGAATTGAAATAGGGTTGATTGAagtatcattttaattttacttattaGTACCTAACTaaccaataaaataaagaaaatgacaaggtttgaaggaaaagaagatattaacttaTTACCAACGTATGTTGTGTAGTAGAAGGGCTATTTCTCCCTTAATCACAGGTCATAGGTTCGAGccttgaatataaaaaaataaattcaaatacaaaaaaaaaaaaagagatgtcAAACTTCTTATATTTCCTTTTACATGTTTTAGCTTTAGTTAAGTATATCAAataccaaaatttgatattcaACTACctttaattaacttaaaagttcaagtccatgaaatattactcatattaataataataataaaaattaacattTCAATGATGGATTGATGCCAACTCAATACCTGTCACAAGATATTCacaaaggaaattcaaatagaGTATGATAGAGGTGACAGAACATGGATGGATGACTTAATAACTTCACAAGATTTAAATGAAATGAGAGTATAGTATGAAAAAAGCAATGGAACATGtgtgatataaaaataataggatgtacataaattttattattatcttgtgAAAGCTAGtaaatagattattttttaaagtctcTCAGCTCAAGTACACCAAGCAagtataaagaagaagaaaataacatagaatacataataactaacaagGAAAGCAATACAAAATCTACAAGAAAGGAGCAAGTACAATAGGGGGAAATACAGTCAACAACAAACAATGATAGATATCAAAAGCAAAACTACAATAATACGGCTAGTACAACGATGGACAAACAAACACCAACAAGCATAAACCCTTAGAAAGCAAAACGATCCTCCACTATCTACTAAAATTCTACCCTAGTTTGCATCCTCCACACGATCTTGTTTTTGGTACAAAATCTAAAATTGTATCGtatcctgtctaatcaccttcCTTAATACTTCTTCAGCATATCTCTACCTCTCCTCATACCTACTATAGTCAACCTCTCGCACCCCCTCACTAGAGCGTATGCATTCATCCCACATGTTCAAACCATCTCAATCTCGATTTCCTCATTTTATCTACCACGAAAATCATCTCTCACTATGCCCACACATTCATCTCATTACAAACAAACATTTCATAgaacttaaacaaaaaatgaccaaaataccctCAAACAGTCTGTCTACTTACTTCTTCTTTATTATATAACTAGTTTCATAGTACGTGTTGCAcgtgtatatgtatatatagtatacgatgttgtaaaatagaattaatattactaaattaattttttttagtaaataattatagtttaaagaacataggacaagtgcttttaaatgattaatacaaattgtcatagagttacttgtattttgagatcaaaatgaccagatatcattgaaacatttcaaaatacattcaaagtttaaatatggggagaaagtgacatttctttagtaGTACTATTTTTTACTTTACTAAATTTTGTAAGTAAATCTAaccaacaaaattttaaaaaaatatcaatacaaaAATGTCACCAATAGTTTTTCCTCTTGAGGTCATGAACATAAATTATGGACACcatttaagtatattttttctcttaaatattcatacttgaaatcTAGTAGGTGCATGACACTAATaaggattaccataaatatttcaatattttatctttatacacAATCTATCTTTTACTTgttgtctaatgaaagtatctagtatcttatagaagttgtatcgtgatataaaatattaatttttttaaataataaaaattaatagatgaataaaatttaaaggattgtttatagaatctttaatttgatttaagattattttatgatCAATCATTGTGACAGACCATTTCgcaaattaaaatgaacacaaaataacaggaaattcatacttaaaaaatttcgtactcaatataaatattaaaaaaaaatatatggaacgatacatagccaatgaagaaggaagccGAAAATATATGATCATGCTATATTCACTATAGTGTTCCATTTGATTAAAATCTCTTGCCACCACCACTTTACTTTctccattcatttttacttacatatctattaaaaaataattattatcatattataagtaaaagtgaaaaatctatttttgaaatagtagaattaacatcaaaactaatgATTCAATAGACTACATTGATGCCCGTTGTTTTagcaaaattagaaagaaactcctTCATTGGAGggtaaaaacataattaaaaaaaaaacaaagaagaaatatcttacccaaatcatgtgactatttttatatttgtttattattattgtctttccCACAACTTTTCATCACTATTAACTCATgaaaattgtaagaaaaaatacgagtgtgaatttatgaatgatttgctacactttgttcaccaactctttcttatgtggtatttcaaattttgttgaaCTTTGAACTTAATCAACTCTTGCAAATAACCCTGAGATTATttaagaagaagagtagaaaacttttaaaaaatcatagtttaaaagtgagaggaagcccctctatttatagctaacaaatagtagtatgaataggtGTTAATTGTGTcttatcagaaaagttacaacctttcaAAAAAGTCACTGCTCAtcggaaaagtcataactttttgcaaaagtcacaactcatcggaaaaggtacaatcctttggaaaagtcacaaccctttgaaaaaatcacaacctttcaGAAAAGTCAAAACTCATTGAAAATGTTAAAACCCgtcaaaaaaatcacaacaatttgGAAAATTCACAACTCTTTAATATGAAAGGGtatctacttttaatataatacaaataattaaattaataaataaaataaataaaatatttttaattagggatattataataatttagcATCAATTTAGGAgttaatgctttttaagttattagtatatatatagaagaCAGATAGATAAAACACAGTAGAGTAATTAATACTCCAATTTATGAAGAACGTAGCAATANCTCATgaaaattgtaagaaaaaatacgagtgtgaatttatgaatgatttgctacactttgttcaccaactctttcttatgtggtatttcaaattttgttgaaCTTTGAACTTAATCAACTCTTGTAAATAACCCTGAGATTATttaagaagaagagtagaaagcttttaaaaaatcatagtttaaaagtgagaggaaactcctctatttatagctaacaaataaTAGTATGAATAGGTGTTAATTGTGTcttatcagaaaagttacaacctttcaaaaaaatcactgctcatcggaaaagtcataactttttgcaaaagtcacaactcatcggaaaaggcacaaccctttggaaaagtcacaaccctttgaaaaaatcacaacctttcaAAAAAGTCAAAGCTCATCGAAAATGTTAAAACCCgtcaaaaaaatcacaacaatttggaaaagtcacaactctttaatATGAAAGAGtatctacttttaatataatacaaataattaaattaataaataaaataaataaagtatttttaattaggggtattatagtaatttagcATCAATTTAGGAGTTGAGTTAATCTTTTTAAgttattagtatatatatagaagaCAGATAGATAAAACACAGTAGAGTAATTAATACAATTTATGAAGAACGTAGCAATAAAAATTGTACTACTATTTATGtaagatgaaaaaattataacaaaaaataaaataaaataatcaatatgaTTTGACCAAAGATGAAAATTCAGAAAGTTGTATTGACATTACGCCTGCTGGCCCCATCTCACTTCATCCCTGTAAAGCCAATCtgtattttttccttttcctgcAATCAATGctcattatatttatatttatatattcaattcAAAATCTCTATTTCAAAACCAAGAATCACCAAATACTCCattcaaaatcttgaattgGGTAATAAGGCTGTCTTTGAAGTCTCCATTGAAGCTTCAAGAATCACTCTTTCAGGTCAGTTTCTCCTATAAAGATGTAAAATTTTACGTGGGTATTCTTCAAATCtatgttttattcaaaaaaaaaaattggtgatTAATTATGTGCAAAAATATAGCTTCAGAGGATTTTGATGGACAAATCTAGGGTGGGTTTGGATCAATTTGTGATCTTGTTTGAGAAATTCGATCTGAATTATGGTTTCATGGAAGAGATCAAGTAGGAATATTGTTCTTGGATTTAACTCATTTTTCATTCAGATTTccattttatagttttattcaAATGATGAAATGGGATTTAGAGAGTTTCGTTTCAACTAGTCACTATGCCCCATATTTCTTTCACAAAATGTGTTAATAAATGTCAGTTCAAGTCTGTAATTGGTTAATATTACTGTCCAAAAGAAAAGGGTACTAAAATTAGATAGGAGAAGTATCTTGGAGAGCAAGGGTTCATCCGGTTGGTACAATGATATAGCTTAGCCATGGGATGAAGTCTAACTCGGGAGTTAATATTGTGCGTATGCGTgttttgagagagagagagagggggggAGAAGGGTATCCGGCAGAAAACGTATTTGATGATCCTCAAAGATACTTctggtttaatttattttctcctGAATCAATTGagaattttgagttgttttggAGCATCATTTTCTAGCTTCTGAGCATTCAGGTTTCATACCAATCATTATGTGATAGACCCCGAGTGTAACAAACTTCATTTCCATGTGGTTTCTGTTGGCAGCCCTGTCTGCCAGTGGCATATATAATGGATACAACAATATCAGTTCTTACAAATAAGCTGAGAGATGCATCCGATTGGGTCACATGGATATCCGAGGCTCCTTTTGCAAGAGCTGTGGTGTTTGGAGTTAACATTGGAGGTATTTTTCCTATTCATAAAACAGCTATAGTTGTTAAACTAGATGACCTCTGAGAACACATACTCTTTTGCCTCTCCTGCAGGGCATCTATTTGTGGAGGGTCTTCTCCTGGTGGTCATCCTTTTCCTACTATCGCAGAAAAGTTATAAACCACCTAAAAGACCATTGACAAAGAAGGTTTGTCTGAATCTTCCTTTGTCACACCTAAATTATCCACCGGTTCTATGTTTGTTTCTTGCTTTATTCTGTTAGTCCATCTTTTGTTCTTCCTCACTTTGTAATTTTCTCATATTGTTTGGGACTGAGGCATGATTATTGTTGTTTGGTTGATTTTCTCATTCTTTGAACACTCCATGTTCAAGGTCCAATCTGTATTTCATCCTAGTGAATTGTTCTTCCTCATTTCCAAAATGATATacttaaaaggaaaagagagTGGGAGAGAAAATTATTGTATTACAATACACTCCCATCTTCCAGTTTTTGTTTTGTGGAGTTAAATGATTATCTTATCGGAAAGTGATCAAGGCAGGGATCCAAATTTGAAGACCGGAACTTTCTGATTAATATTCAGAAGACACAGCTTTTAGCTGGCTCCTCTTTAAAGTTGCAAAAGTCCTATGCCCTATGCCACAAAAGATAATAAAAGAAGTAACTTAAAAGAACTTACATTCTTAGAAGAAtagcataatatttttaaaagctGCTGCATTTAACACTTCTCAAAGTAGAGATCTTCCTACTTAAAGATGtcaaacttttctttttcaagtaTACTGTAGATTCCTCCATATCCTGTTCTCTAAACTGCAAGGTGGTTGGGAAAATGAGCTGTGAACTTGTAAATTAAAGAGCTCCAACTTTctgtttgtttttgaaaatcATTATCTTGACCTTTGTATAGTGATTGGTGCCATCTGGTGCTAATATATTTTCGACTATTTGATGTTCATAGCTAGGAGGTAGGCTTCTTATTTATAAGCATAGAAGTCTTTCCTTGGCATCATGTACATTATTATCAATGTTGGGGCCTTTTGTACTTTAtgtactccctttgtcccaatttatgtgacacactttcctttttaattccTCCCAGAAAGAATGTCTCCTTTGCTTAAAATTATCCATTTACCCTTCATGTAATGATTTATAATCTCACAAATTGTCGAGTTcttagaccacaaatttcaaaaaacttcctctctttcttaaactttatgcCAAGTCAAAcggtgccacataaattgggacggggGGAGCATTTAATAAATGGAGGAGCTATGGATATTATTTGCTTTGGTAATTGTTAAGATAAAGAGAAATGTTGTTTGTAACTTGTCAGCATATGTTTGTAAGTAGCAAAGTTGTCTATCTTCTATGCAGCATGCTGCTTGAATACATTCAAGCTGATGAACGTGTGTGCTCTGCTTTTTAGGAAATAGATGAATTGTGTGAGGAATGGGTCCCAGAACCTCTTATTCCCACCATTACAGATGAGATGAAATCGGAGCCTCcagtacttgaaaggtggaAATACTCATTCATTTGAAATGTGAAAGCATATACCTCCTAGTTAGATTCTATTATTACTATTCTGCATTTTTTCCCTCATTTTTCTAATTATGCTTTTACCACTGTAAGATTTTATTCTCACTCAAGGGGAGAACCAGCCAAGGAACTAATTCAAATGCCATACTGTTGTATACTGTGGGAACCACCTATAGAGCCTCTAGTGGCTACCTATCTAATCTCTTTTTCTTATGGTCTGATGATCCTGAACTGAGCCTTGCAAGTACGTTAGAACTTCCAAGAGGAATTAGAATTGATTTAAGGATTTGGGCTCAAACATTTTAGGTTAAAGAAGATGAGGCTCGATGGGGTAACAAGGGATGGGACTCAATGAGTTGATTGGGATTTTAAAAGCTATTGACACTAAAAAAAGCCACTGAACATGCAGCTCATAAGAGAAGAAAAATCTAGATAAGTGCTAACTGCGTAACACAGCTACCTATTCCCTTTTTgggttgaagaaataaaaaaaagaaaatatctgCAAGTTTGGCTTGTTAACCCGACAGTCGTCAAGATTTGCTTGGTGTTGCCTCTTATACTCTAGCTTACTCAGGCTATAAAATTTGTAAGTCAAGTTGTGAAGATCATgaccaccccccaccccccaaatgCTTTTCCTTCCCTCCAATGAACTACTTTAATAAATTATACCAAGTACCAACAGTATAGCTTGCTTCAAAGAAACCCTCCATATTTCTGAGGTTGTTTTCTATTTACTTGAGTTCTCTCATTTGTCTAATTGCTTACAAGTTTTATTAATGCAGCGCTGCAGGTCCTCATACAACTGTTAATGGCAAGGAAGTAATAAATTTTACTTCAGCTAATTACCTCGGGTTATTAGGAAATGAAAAGTTACTTGTAAGAAACCCTTCGCttgaatattttgaattgtcaaccTATATTTGCATGTTGGTGCTTAATTGTCAAATTTATCATTACCTAATGTCATATATCAGGAGGCATGCACCAGGGCATTGGAGAAATATGGTGTAGGTTCTTGTGGTCCTCGTGGATTCTATGGAACAATTGGTATAATATGATATTCATCATTAGGGAGTTAGTTAATTTTCTTCTGCTGTACTCGCCAACTTCCACTTTCTCTTTTGGGAGGCCCAACCTTATCATTCTTTATTTCATGCAGATGTTCACCTTGATTGTGAGGCCAGGATAGCTAAGTTTCTTGGAACTCCCGATTCTATACTCTACTCTTATGGACTTTCTACCATGTTCAGTGCAATTCCAGCATTTTGCAAGAAGGGAGATGTCATTGTTGCGTAAGTTTATTCATTCTTTGCTCGTTGAGTGTTGATATCATTCTTAAAAATTTGAACCAGGCTGTAGAACAAGTATCTTTTCTTGGGGTAGGAGGAAGGGATTATGAAGGAACCAGGCtgtagaataaaaaaattaaaatggctGTAGTATTGTTAAGacttataaaatgaaaaaaaaaaaaaaaaaaacttaagctGATGTTCGTAGATGAAATTCATTAAGAATTTTACACCACTTCTGTAATCAGATTTCTTTGTGCTATGTTTAGTATCAGAAGTTGGATTATATTAATAAGCTTCTCCCCAATACGTCTcctgataatttttttgtccactgtaataaacaaattataccCATAAATNAGACttataaagtgaaaaaaaaaaaaaaaaaacttaagctGATGTTCGTAGATGAAATTCATTAAGAATTTTACACCACTTCTGTAATCAGATTTCTTTGTGCTATGTTTAGTATCAGAAGTTGGATTATATTAATAAGCTTCTCCCCAATACGTCTcctgataatttttttgtccactgtaataaacaaattataccCATAAATAGGTATTGCATCCATAAGGTTTTTCAGTTGTAAATAGCTTCTATAAACATATTAGAGTTTCATGAATTAGTTCTCATTTTCGACCTTATCTTTTGTGTGCATAGGGATGAAGGTGTCCATTGGGGAATACAAAATGGACTTCAGCTCTCTAGAAGTACAATCATATACTTCAAGCACAATGATATGGAGTCCTTGAGAAATACATTGGAGAAAATCACTCAAGAAAACAAGCTAGCTAAAAAACTTAGGCGATATATTATTGTTGAAGCAGTATATCAGGTATCTTCTGTTTTATTAACAGGGTTTTATTTAATTGTCAAAGCTGTATGTCATAGCATTGCCTGGACCATGATCATCTCTTCAGTGGATGAAGGAAGTGAGGATTTCATAAGCTTGCAATAAGTTGAATCCAATTTAGGCTTGCAGAGAGACTCAAAATTTGACCGGGATTAAACTTTAAAGATGTAAGCAAAGGTTGATTAACTGTATATGACACTTCAACTTTTTGCAAGGGCCGTGGTGACTTGTTATGATCCAGAAAGTTCTGAAACCAGTGACTgggttttggttttgtttgCCATTTCAAGAGATTAGTCTATAGGAGCATGGACTAAaattcacttctcaatttaATGCAAACTCTCCCATCCCCCCACCCCATATCTTAGCCCTTCCTTAGTGGAGGAAGTGTCAGAATTGGCTTGGCTGTTTCTTAAATTGGGATAAGGTTGCATTTATCTTGTAAATAAGAAAAcggaaagggaaaaaaaatgacAAGAAAATGTGCAGGTTTCTGTTTGTTGTTTAACTTGTTAATTGCCAAGCACCCAGTATCTCTGAGAGgaatattctttaatttcatttgtttCTACAACTTCTAGAATTCTGGTCAAATAGCTCCATTGGATGAAATCATCAAACTGAAAGAAAAGTACAGATTCCGGGTATTGTTGGATGAAAGCAATTCCTTGGGTGTGCTTGGCAGTTCTGGTAAAGGTCTAACAGAGTATTACAATGTTCCGGTATGTTAATGATGGCCTCTATCTTCTATTATTATGGATTGTATTTTCTGTATATCCTAAACAGGTAATCCTGTTGCAGGTTGACAAGATAGATATCATTACTGCTGCCATGGGTCATGCATTGGCCACAGAAGGAGGATTTTGCACCGGGAGTACAAGAGTCATTGAACACCAGGTATTGAAGTGTGATAGGTTGCCACCAGACTGTAGTCtcctttcaacaacaaaaaaacatgtTTAATCTTAATAATCTTGTCACTATCTCCTGTTCACTTTTTCCAATTAAGCCTTCTTGATGATATTCTTTGTTTGGCAGCGTCTCAGTAGCTCTGGTTATGTGTTTTCTGCTTCTTTGCCTCCTTATCTGGCAAGTGCCGCAGTCAAAGCTTTTGATATCTTGGAAGAAAATCCTGATCTTATCACAAAATTGAGGGAAAACATAAATATACTGTTTAAAGGTATATTTGCTCTAGACCAAGTGCCTTCCTTACCCCCTCTCCTTGAAGGCTTCAAGCCCATGTCAATGGTTGTGAAAAGATATCAACTTTTTTACCTGGTATGGTTTCAGGTCTACAAGATATTCATGGCATGGAAATAATGAGCGATCCACTCTCTCCGATAGTTTTTCTAAGACTCAAGAAGTCCACAGGCTCTTCAAAGAGTGACCTAAAACTGCTAGAAGATATTGCGGATCGTGTAAGTGATCATCGTAGTGTATCTGTAATTTCTTCTTATTCTGTATTCTCATACACATCCTAATAATAATCTTCCACGCCACAAATATTGTCATTGCAGGTCTTGAAGGAAGATTCCGTTTTTGTTGTTACTTCAAAGAGATCAACACTTGATAAATGTAAATTGCCAGTTGGGCTTCGATTGTTTGTGTCAGCAGGGCACTCAGAATCTGATCTAGAGAAAGCTAGTAAATCATTGAAGAGAGTCGCGGCTTCACTATTGACAGATCAGAGCTAGCAGAAGGACGCGGTTTCATCATCTTTAAACTTTCCTGAAAATAGGGCAGAAACATTCTGGGAGTTCCAATAGGTACatggaaaaaatattgaagttttttttttttacttttgttgttCATTAGTGTTTGCATGTCAACTATATTAGATAGATCAAGATTTACTTCTTGAGTTTGCCATGCTGCAAGGCCAGAGAAGTCAGTTGTCTTGATTAATGTTGTGTTTTATGTAGTTCTGTtaatcttgtttttttttcttcaccttACTgattatataaagaaaaatagaatgGTGGGATCTTGTAGTTGACTGTATAGACATGTTATTTCTTATTGGTGTGAAAGTGACaaatctcaatattttaagCTTTGAGCTGAATATGGGGCAAATGTGGATTAACTATGTTATGTTTTATATCCTATAGAAGAAATAAAGGGATAATATCTTGGAAATATTTGAGTAAGTATAATATGGCATTTATTTtctgaagaaaaagaaattccagaaaatgcttatttttatgataaatgCTTTCTGTTGTTTGGTTGGAGAAAGAAAAATAGCTTTTGgggaaaacattttaaaaaggTTGATATAAGTTTTAGCAAATTTGGTAGTGTTTAAATGAGATATTTTGAGTATTACAGCTTGAAAATAATGTCTAATTAGTGTTTGGTATACATTATTTTGTCATGTAAAATTACTTCTTTTATCTCTCAAGATAGGGGAAAAGGTAAGGGTAATGGTAAAATCTGCTTACATTCTATCCTTCCTAAACTTCACTTTGAGATTCCACGGGTATGTTGTTGTGTTTGGCATGCTTTTGAATATTCTCATCTTTGAGTggtcaaattattttaaaaagtatgtTCTCTGGGAAAACAagtttattcaaaaaaaatttaaaaatcctcTAATTGATGTGGAAAATCAAATTCCACGAGTGGCATTCCAAAATCACGGTCTCCTCCTCACCCCTA
Coding sequences within:
- the LOC125844916 gene encoding long chain base biosynthesis protein 1-like, with the translated sequence MDTTISVLTNKLRDASDWVTWISEAPFARAVVFGVNIGGHLFVEGLLLVVILFLLSQKSYKPPKRPLTKKEIDELCEEWVPEPLIPTITDEMKSEPPVLESAAGPHTTVNGKEVINFTSANYLGLLGNEKLLEACTRALEKYGVGSCGPRGFYGTIDVHLDCEARIAKFLGTPDSILYSYGLSTMFSAIPAFCKKGDVIVADEGVHWGIQNGLQLSRSTIIYFKHNDMESLRNTLEKITQENKLAKKLRRYIIVEAVYQNSGQIAPLDEIIKLKEKYRFRVLLDESNSLGVLGSSGKGLTEYYNVPVDKIDIITAAMGHALATEGGFCTGSTRVIEHQRLSSSGYVFSASLPPYLASAAVKAFDILEENPDLITKLRENINILFKGLQDIHGMEIMSDPLSPIVFLRLKKSTGSSKSDLKLLEDIADRVLKEDSVFVVTSKRSTLDKCKLPVGLRLFVSAGHSESDLEKASKSLKRVAASLLTDQS